The Pyxidicoccus sp. MSG2 DNA segment ACCTCATGAGGTTCTCCTCGGCCCGAACGGTGGATGGTTGAAGCGGAGTCCCTCGCGTACTCGCGGGCAGGGGCAGTGTCAGTCACCCTCCAGTGGCGGTCCGCATCACCGGGCCCACGCTTCCCCAGACCCGGGGTCGATTGGCACGCGCGCCCTCCCATCTAGGGTCTGCCTCTTCAACCGGCAGCAGCAGGGCTCGGAGGCCGCCATGTCGTGGAGACCCGTCTTCCTTCGGCCGCGGGGACTCGCGGCCTGGCTCGTCGGCCTGGTGGCGCTGGCGCTTCCCGCACGGGCCCAGACGCCCGCGGACGTGGGGCAGTGGTCCAGCGTCATGACCTGGCCCATCACCGCCACCCACGCCAGCCTGCAGCCTGACGGCAAGGTGATGTTCATCGGCGAGTTCGACGAGGGGAACCTGCCTCCACGGCGCTGGGACCCGGCGACCAACGCCGTCACCTCGCTGCCGTTCCCCGGCTACAACATCTTCTGCTCCGGCCACTCCTACCTCGCCGACGGCAAGCTGCTCTTCAGCGGTGGGCACATCACGAGCGACGTGGGGCTCAACGACGCGAGCCTCTTCGACCCCTTCTCGTCCTCGTGGATCCGCCTGCCGGACATGAACGCCGGGCGCTGGTACCCCACCAACACCACGCTCTCCAACGGGGACGTGCTGGTGCTCTCCGGAGAGATGAACGGCAGCGGTGACATCAACACGCTGCCGCAGCGCTTCCTGGCGGCCACCCGGACCTGGAAGAACATGACCACGGCCCGGCTGACGCTGCCGCTCTACCCGAAGATGTTCCTCGCCCCCAGTGGGCGGCTCTTCTACGCCGGGCCGGGGCGGGCCAGCCGCTGGCTGAGCACGGCGGGCACGGGCACCTGGAGCACGGGCCCCTCCAGCAACTTCGGCACCCGGAGCTACGGGCCCGCCGTCTACGTCGATGCCCGCGTGTATGTCATCGGAGGAGGAGACCCGCCGACCGCCACCACCGAGGTCATCGACCTCAACCTGGACACGCCGACGTGGCGCTACGTGTCCTCGATGGGCACGCGCCGACGCCAGCACAATGCCACGCTGCTCCCCGACGGCACGGTGCTCGTCACCGGCGGCAGCTCGGGCAGCGGCTTCGACAACGCGAGCAATCCCGTCTTCCAGGCCGAGCTGTATGACCCCACCGCCAACACCTGGAGGCCGCTCGCGAGCAACACCGTCTACCGGGGCTACCACTCCACCGCGCTGCTGCTGCCGGACGGACGGGTGATGAGCGCGGGCGGCCGCAACAGACCCACCGCGGAGGTCTTCTCGCCGCCCTATCTCTTCAAGGGCCCGCGGCCGACCCTCGCCGCGGCCCCGGACACGGTGATGCCCGGGACGACCTTCACCGTCTCGACACCGGATGCGGCGCGCATCAGTAAGGTGACGCTCATCGCTCTCGGCTCCACGACGCACACGTTCGACGAGAATCAGCGGCTCAACACCCTGAAGTTCACCCGTGGCACCGGCAGCCTCACCGTCACCGCGCCGTCCTTCAACAGCCGGGCGCCGCCGGGCTTCCACCAGCTCTTCCTCGTGGATGACGCGGGAGTGCCCTCGGTGGGGCGCATGGTGAGGGTGCTGCGCAGGCCCACCGTCGCGGCCGGAGCCCGCCAGGACGAGGGGGAGCAGTAGCCACGAAGCCCTCCCTCCCCGCATCGGCCCCGCGCGGAGGATGAGGCGCGGGAGTCCTCACGCCTCACGCCTCGTTGGCGGCATCATCGGCCCCGCGCGGCGGATGTCGCGTGGGAGGCCAGTGGAGGCGTGAGCATGACGGGGCCAGGAGCCAGGAGCTGTGCGGCGTGCGGGCGCGCCATCGCCGCCCGCGAGGTGTACTACCGCTTCAAGCTCGTCCTCGAGGGAGAGCAGGACGTGCTCGACACGCCCCAGGCCGGTGGGGGTGGCCCGGAGGAGGACCTCGACGCGCTCGTCCGCAGGCTGGAGGAGGGGCCCGAGGACGCGCGCGAGCTGGAGGAGCAGGTTCACTGGGAACGCGCGGGTGTCGTGTGCACGGCATGTCGCTCGGTGGTGGTGCGGATGCTCGCTCCTCCTGCCGGGGACGCCGGACCGCATTGACGGTGCGCGGCACTCCAGGATGGCCATATTTCCTACCGGCCGTGTCCCGGGCACAACCTGCTGCTGTTGCAATTGCCAACCGCCAACATCTTCCGTGCCGACACGCACGATGAACAACGCGAGGCGCTCCCACTTCTCGCACACGGTGGACAGGTTTGTTAGGACCGGGAGGGCCCGCCCGTGCGGCAACTCCCCTCCGGTCAATGCCAGTGGTGCCCATGAAGACAACGCACAGACTGGTGGTCTATGGCTGTGGAGGGCACGGGAAGGTGGTTGCCGACATTGCGTTGTCCCTTGGACTGAACATCGAGGGCTTCGTCGATGACGCAGCGCCCGCGGGCGGGACGGTGTTCAACCTGCCCATCCTCGGTGGTGCGGCCTGGCTCGAAGCGCGCCGGTCCGAAGTGTCGGTCGCCCTGGGCATTGGTGAGAACCACACACGCCGCCGCATCTTCGAGTGGTGCAACCGGCTCGGGCTGACGATTGCCACCCTGATTCACCCCACGGCCGCCCTGTCCGCGTCCGCCCGCGTGGGGGCCGGGGTGGTCGTCATGGCCCAGGCCGTCATCAACCCCGATGCCTGCATCGCCGAAGGGGCCATCATCAACAGCGGCGCCATCGTCGAGCACGACTGCGAGGTCGGCGCATTCGCCCACCTCTCGCCGAATGTCACGCTCGGGGGCACCGTCCGAATCGGGGCGCTCGCCCACCTCGGTCTGGGTGCCGCCATCCTTCCCGGCAAGGTCGTTGGAGACGAAGCCGTGGTGGGCGCTGGCGCCGTGGTCCTCCGCGATGTTCCACCTCGCGTTGTCGTGGTGGGCGTTCCGGCGCGCATCCACCGGGAGACGTGCACCTGAGCGCGGTACACCCCCCGCCCTGGAGGGCAGGGCGTCTGTCGTCTGGTCGTGGCTGCCTATTCCCTTAGGACACCGGCCCCCGCGCGGGTGCGTGCGCACCCTTCGAACCCTGAGCCGGGGGCTTCGCGGGCCCTGACGCTTGAGCGGGGAGGCTGGTGGTCGTTGATGAGGCGTGTCCTGCTACTGGCCGGGCTGCTGTGCTCGAGCGCATGCGCGTGGGGCCCCGGCATGCACATGGACGAGGACGCCTTCCGGCAGCGGTACGCGGGGAAGGCGGACGCGGGCGCGGATGGCGCATACGAAATCGTCCCCATCACCGCCGACCTGCTCGTCAAACAGCTCGACGCGCGCCGGAAGGCGCCGCCCGTGCGGCTGGAGGACCCGCTGGCGAAGGCCGCGGCGGACTACTCCTACCGGGTGGCCCCCCACGACGTGCTGAGCGTCATCGTCTATGACCACCCCGAGCTCACCATCCCCGCGGGCGAGTTCCGCTCCGCCGAGTCCAGCGGACACCCGATAGCGGCCGACGGGACGGTGTTCTTCCCCCACGTCGGAGTCTTCCCCGTCGCGGGCATGACACTGCCCGAGATTCGCGACCTCCTGACGCGGCGCCTGTCTCCCGTCATCGAGAAGCCCCAGCTCGACGTGCGCGTGGCGGACTTCCGCGGGCAGAAGGTCCAGGTCACCGGCGAGGTGGTCGCTCCCAGCACCGTCCCCATCACCGACGTGCCCCTGCGCGTGCAGGACGCCATCGCCCAGGCAAAGGGGTTCACCCAGGAGGCCGACCTGCGCGCCGTCGTGCTCACCCGGGGCGGCAGGACGTTCACCCTCGACGTGCAGGCGCTCTATGAGGAGGGCGACATCCGCCAGAACTGGCTCCTGCAGGACGGCGACATCCTCCATGTCCCGGACAGGAGCCAGAACAAGGTCTTCGTCCTCGGCGAGGTCCGCAGGCCCTCCTCGCGCGTCATGGTGAAGGGCCGGATGACGCTCGCGGAGGCCATTGGCGACAGCGAGGGCTTCGACCCCGTGACGTCGAATCCGTCGAAGGTCTACGTCCTCCGCGGCAACTTCGACCGGCCCTCCATCTACAAGCTCGATGCCGGCTCGCCGGACGCCCTCCTGCTCGCGACGCAGTTCCAGCTTCAACCCCGTGACGTCGTCTTCGTATCGGCGCACGACTTGACGCAGTGGAACCGCATCATCAGTCAAATCGAGCCAACAGTTCGTCTACTCTGGGAGACGGTACAAATCGGAGACAGGACCATCATCTTGACGCCGTGATGATGGGCCACTCCAGCGGCCGCAAGGCCTCCGCTCGCTCCAGCACCGGCAGTTCGACAGAGGACACGCTCGACCTCGGTGCCCACCTGGGCATCCTGCTCGAGTACCGCGTGTCGATTGTGGCGACCCTGGTCGCCACGCTGCTGGTGGGGGCCTTCTACATGGCCTTCGCCACGCCGACCTGGCGTGCCAACGCCGTCCTGCAGATTGAGCAGGAGGACAACAAGGCGGGGGGGCTCGAGGAGCTGTTCGGGAACTTCCCCGGGCAGGTTGCCACGGAGATGGAAATCCTCAGCTCGCGGGAGCTGCTGGGCCGCGTGGTGGATGAGGTGCGGCTGGACGTGGCGGCCGAGCCCCGGCACTTCCCGCTCGTGGGGGCGGTGCTCTCCCGAGGCCATGAGGGGCCCGGCCTCGCCGCGCCTCCGTGGTCGGGCCTGGGGAAGTATGCCTGGGGCGGTGAGCGCATCCAGGTGGACAGGATGGAGGTGCCGCGTGCGCTGGAGGACGTTCCGCTCACGCTCGTGGCACGGGAGGCCGGCGCGTACACGCTGCTCGGCCCGGACTCCACCCCACTGCTCGAAGGGCACGTGGGCACTCCCGCCACGACGCCGCCCGACGCGCCCCGGGCCGTGGAACTGTTCGTCACCGAGCTGCGGGCCCGCCCGGGGACCCAGTTCGACGTCAGCCGGCGCTCCCGCCTCCGGGTGGTGGAGTCGCTCCAGCGCGCGCTGCGCCTGAGCGAGAAGGGCCCGGGGACCGGTGTGCTCACCGTGTCCCTGGAGGGGCCGGACCCGGAGGGAATCTCCGCGACGCTCAAGGCCCTCGTGACGGGCTACGTCCGCCAGAACGTCGAGCGCAGGAACGAGGAGGCCGAGAAGGCCCTGGCGTTCCTCGACAGCCAGCTGCCCGGCCTGCGCACCGAACTGGAGCTCGCGGAGGCGGCGCTGAGCGCCCACCGCTCGGGAAAGGGGATGGTCGACCGCGAGCAGGAGACCAAGGCCATCCTGGACCGCGGCGTCGAGCTCGATGACACCATCGCCCAGCTCGAGATGCAGCGCACCGAGCTGCGGGAGCGCTTCACCGCGAGGCACCCGAGCGTCAGGACGGCGACCCAGAAGCTGACGCGACTGAAGGCCGAGCGGCAGGCCATCTCCGCCCGGCTCAAGGCCATGCCCGCGGCGGATGCGGAGGCGGCCCGGCTCCAGCGGAACGTGGAGGTCACCAACGCGCTCTACCTCCAGCTCAACAACAAGGCCCAGGAGTACCGCGTCCTGAAGTCGAGCACCGTCGGCAACGCGCGCATCCTCGACCCGGCGGTGGTGTCGCGTGAGCCCGTGAGCCCGTCCCAGCCGGGCGTGCTCGCGGTCAGCATCGTGCTGGGGTTGACGCTGGGCATCGGGCTCGCCTTCACCCGGCGGGCGGTGCACGGCGGCGTGTCCGCCCCCGCCACGCTCGAGTCCCGGCTCGGGCTTCCCGTCTTCGCCTCCATCCCGCTGGGCAAGAGCGCCTCGGCCCGGGCCCGGGGGCCGCGCACCATCCTGGCCCGGACGCACCCTCGCGACGTCGTCGTGGAGAGCCTCCGCGGCCTGCGGACCAGCCTCCAGTTCGCGATGAAGGACGCGCCCAACAACGTCATCGCCATCACCGGGCCGAGCCCGGGCGTGGGCAAGTCCTTCATCGCCGTCAACCTGGCCTGGGTGCTGGCGGATTCCGGCAGGCGCACCCTGCTCGTGGACGCCAACCTGCGCGGAGGCTGGCTCCACCGCTGCTTTGGCGCCGAGCGCGCGCGAGGCCTCTCCGAGCTCATCCTCGGCACGGCCGAGCCGGACGAGGCGATACAGCCCGTCCCCGGACAGCGCCTGTCCTTCCTGCCCACCGGCGCGCTGCCGCCCAACCCCGCCGAGCTGCTCCTGAGTGACAGGTTCGCCGCGCTCGTGGCGTGGATGTCCGCCGAGTACGACCTCGTCCTCTTCGACACGCCGCCCATCCTCGCGGTGACGGACGCGGCGCTCGTGGGCCGGCACGCGGGGGTGAGCCTGGTGGTGGTGCGCGCGGGCGCCCACCCGATGCGGGAGGTGGCCGCG contains these protein-coding regions:
- a CDS encoding galactose oxidase-like domain-containing protein; translation: MSWRPVFLRPRGLAAWLVGLVALALPARAQTPADVGQWSSVMTWPITATHASLQPDGKVMFIGEFDEGNLPPRRWDPATNAVTSLPFPGYNIFCSGHSYLADGKLLFSGGHITSDVGLNDASLFDPFSSSWIRLPDMNAGRWYPTNTTLSNGDVLVLSGEMNGSGDINTLPQRFLAATRTWKNMTTARLTLPLYPKMFLAPSGRLFYAGPGRASRWLSTAGTGTWSTGPSSNFGTRSYGPAVYVDARVYVIGGGDPPTATTEVIDLNLDTPTWRYVSSMGTRRRQHNATLLPDGTVLVTGGSSGSGFDNASNPVFQAELYDPTANTWRPLASNTVYRGYHSTALLLPDGRVMSAGGRNRPTAEVFSPPYLFKGPRPTLAAAPDTVMPGTTFTVSTPDAARISKVTLIALGSTTHTFDENQRLNTLKFTRGTGSLTVTAPSFNSRAPPGFHQLFLVDDAGVPSVGRMVRVLRRPTVAAGARQDEGEQ
- a CDS encoding acetyltransferase gives rise to the protein MKTTHRLVVYGCGGHGKVVADIALSLGLNIEGFVDDAAPAGGTVFNLPILGGAAWLEARRSEVSVALGIGENHTRRRIFEWCNRLGLTIATLIHPTAALSASARVGAGVVVMAQAVINPDACIAEGAIINSGAIVEHDCEVGAFAHLSPNVTLGGTVRIGALAHLGLGAAILPGKVVGDEAVVGAGAVVLRDVPPRVVVVGVPARIHRETCT
- a CDS encoding polysaccharide export protein; its protein translation is MRRVLLLAGLLCSSACAWGPGMHMDEDAFRQRYAGKADAGADGAYEIVPITADLLVKQLDARRKAPPVRLEDPLAKAAADYSYRVAPHDVLSVIVYDHPELTIPAGEFRSAESSGHPIAADGTVFFPHVGVFPVAGMTLPEIRDLLTRRLSPVIEKPQLDVRVADFRGQKVQVTGEVVAPSTVPITDVPLRVQDAIAQAKGFTQEADLRAVVLTRGGRTFTLDVQALYEEGDIRQNWLLQDGDILHVPDRSQNKVFVLGEVRRPSSRVMVKGRMTLAEAIGDSEGFDPVTSNPSKVYVLRGNFDRPSIYKLDAGSPDALLLATQFQLQPRDVVFVSAHDLTQWNRIISQIEPTVRLLWETVQIGDRTIILTP
- a CDS encoding polysaccharide biosynthesis tyrosine autokinase; protein product: MMGHSSGRKASARSSTGSSTEDTLDLGAHLGILLEYRVSIVATLVATLLVGAFYMAFATPTWRANAVLQIEQEDNKAGGLEELFGNFPGQVATEMEILSSRELLGRVVDEVRLDVAAEPRHFPLVGAVLSRGHEGPGLAAPPWSGLGKYAWGGERIQVDRMEVPRALEDVPLTLVAREAGAYTLLGPDSTPLLEGHVGTPATTPPDAPRAVELFVTELRARPGTQFDVSRRSRLRVVESLQRALRLSEKGPGTGVLTVSLEGPDPEGISATLKALVTGYVRQNVERRNEEAEKALAFLDSQLPGLRTELELAEAALSAHRSGKGMVDREQETKAILDRGVELDDTIAQLEMQRTELRERFTARHPSVRTATQKLTRLKAERQAISARLKAMPAADAEAARLQRNVEVTNALYLQLNNKAQEYRVLKSSTVGNARILDPAVVSREPVSPSQPGVLAVSIVLGLTLGIGLAFTRRAVHGGVSAPATLESRLGLPVFASIPLGKSASARARGPRTILARTHPRDVVVESLRGLRTSLQFAMKDAPNNVIAITGPSPGVGKSFIAVNLAWVLADSGRRTLLVDANLRGGWLHRCFGAERARGLSELILGTAEPDEAIQPVPGQRLSFLPTGALPPNPAELLLSDRFAALVAWMSAEYDLVLFDTPPILAVTDAALVGRHAGVSLVVVRAGAHPMREVAAAVKRLELNGVQPRGVIFNGVSRSPRGRAVSGIYQYEYPTAG